A stretch of Desulfotalea psychrophila LSv54 DNA encodes these proteins:
- a CDS encoding DNA primase family protein produces MIEFTPLTEAQNMLYEATVSVAKEEVHAEADRIRQQYMSVEAIKLAEKTGVDVEHAEETVRLRCNGHLSPEDIIYFQNGSTATVEEMLADRSKYDGTPCADPLEREEGLNRAMFYANADTGKPLIHSFLHGGQIHHLTGRQEEPVEEHAPSFSELLERAATLKAGDTKGMKDILELATALDSIEEQELLRKIKKNTGMPLQAMRSYTRKGQVDSKDLDHLDIARKLLEEIGKENVLNCEDGVFIWREKGVWEPMRKGELKHRLQKLIEGKMRVMSQWVVGATEVFTNDVYRANHEFNIGDPNVINCLNGELHLNHKTGSWEPKSHDKLAYRTSQIPVEFDPTATAPRFKQFLNEIFETDEDSQDKTRALLEMCGYTMVAHCSYELFVILIGTGANGKSVFLSLLEAIVGPKNTVGVQPSQFDNRFQRGHMRHKLANIVTEIKQGEVIADAELKGIVSGEPSTVENKFKDPFTMRPHVTCWFATNHMPHTRDFSEALFRRALILKFNRVFSDEEKNPKLKDELFAELPGILNLALHAYANAVLNGFTKPDSSEQAKEEWRLEADQVQQFVEDCCEKSPYEEIESSTLFRAYRSWAETNGIRKMLSQKSFRDRLTRLGFGSKRNKQARLVTGIAMANNFPGSAADLLGELLS; encoded by the coding sequence ATGATAGAGTTTACACCGCTAACTGAAGCGCAAAACATGCTGTATGAGGCCACCGTTTCGGTTGCGAAAGAAGAAGTCCACGCGGAAGCTGACAGAATCAGACAACAGTACATGTCAGTTGAAGCTATCAAGCTGGCAGAGAAAACTGGTGTCGATGTTGAGCATGCTGAAGAGACTGTCCGCTTGCGATGTAACGGACACTTGAGCCCAGAGGATATCATTTATTTCCAGAACGGTAGCACGGCCACGGTGGAAGAAATGCTTGCGGACAGAAGCAAATATGACGGCACGCCCTGTGCTGACCCGCTTGAACGTGAAGAAGGGTTGAATCGGGCAATGTTCTACGCCAACGCTGATACCGGCAAGCCACTCATCCACTCTTTCCTTCATGGTGGCCAGATACACCACTTGACCGGCCGACAGGAAGAGCCGGTGGAAGAACATGCACCATCCTTTAGCGAACTGCTTGAACGCGCAGCTACCCTGAAGGCAGGAGATACAAAGGGCATGAAAGATATTCTCGAACTTGCGACAGCCCTAGACTCAATCGAGGAACAGGAACTTTTGCGCAAAATCAAGAAAAACACAGGGATGCCCCTGCAGGCCATGCGCTCGTACACACGCAAGGGTCAAGTGGATTCCAAGGATTTGGATCACCTCGATATCGCACGTAAGCTCCTGGAAGAGATCGGTAAAGAGAACGTACTGAACTGCGAGGATGGAGTTTTTATATGGCGAGAAAAAGGAGTATGGGAGCCGATGAGAAAAGGCGAACTTAAGCACCGATTGCAGAAACTGATAGAGGGGAAGATGCGGGTTATGTCTCAGTGGGTTGTGGGGGCAACAGAGGTGTTCACAAATGACGTGTATCGGGCGAATCATGAATTCAATATTGGTGATCCGAATGTCATTAACTGCCTTAACGGGGAACTGCACCTAAATCACAAAACCGGTTCGTGGGAGCCGAAGTCTCATGATAAGCTGGCCTATCGGACTAGTCAGATTCCTGTCGAGTTTGACCCTACTGCAACTGCACCACGATTTAAACAGTTCTTGAATGAGATATTCGAAACTGATGAGGATAGCCAAGACAAGACAAGAGCGCTGCTGGAAATGTGTGGTTACACGATGGTGGCCCACTGCTCGTATGAACTGTTCGTCATCCTTATAGGTACTGGCGCGAACGGTAAAAGCGTTTTTCTTTCGCTACTAGAGGCCATTGTCGGGCCGAAAAACACAGTAGGGGTTCAGCCAAGCCAGTTCGACAACCGGTTTCAGCGAGGGCACATGCGCCATAAACTCGCCAATATCGTGACGGAGATCAAGCAAGGCGAGGTCATTGCCGATGCAGAGCTAAAAGGGATTGTCTCAGGTGAACCGTCGACGGTCGAGAACAAATTCAAAGACCCTTTCACCATGCGGCCCCATGTAACGTGTTGGTTTGCGACAAATCATATGCCACATACCCGTGACTTTTCGGAGGCGCTGTTCAGGCGCGCCTTGATCCTGAAATTCAACCGCGTCTTCTCAGACGAGGAAAAGAACCCGAAGCTCAAGGATGAATTGTTTGCAGAATTGCCAGGCATCCTGAATCTGGCTCTCCATGCTTACGCTAATGCTGTTTTGAATGGTTTTACAAAGCCTGACAGCAGTGAACAGGCGAAAGAAGAATGGCGACTTGAAGCAGATCAGGTTCAGCAGTTCGTTGAGGATTGCTGTGAAAAATCGCCTTACGAGGAAATTGAGTCTTCAACGCTATTCAGAGCATATCGATCATGGGCAGAGACGAACGGTATACGAAAAATGTTGAGCCAAAAGAGTTTCAGAGACAGGCTCACACGCCTTGGATTTGGCAGCAAACGGAATAAACAGGCTAGGCTTGTCACAGGGATTGCCATGGCCAACAATTTCCCTGGTAGTGCTGCCGATCTGTTGGGGGAACTTCTCTCTTGA